A window of Betaproteobacteria bacterium genomic DNA:
GTCGGTACGCATCTGCGCCGCGAGCTGGCCGGCAAGTACCATCTCCGTTTATCCGACGTGCGGCCGATCAATGCGCTCGCCGCCGGAGAAAAATCGGCGCCCGGCGACGTCGCAAAGATGTCCGACATGCTGCGCGTCACCCAGGATGTGGATGCGATCGTGCATCTCGGTGGATTTTCGGTCGAAGGGCCGTGGGAGATGATCCTGCGTGCCAACATCATCGGCTGCTACAACCTGTTCGAGGCCGCGCTCAGGAACGGCGTCAAGCGCGTGTTGTTCGCGTCCAGCAATCACGCCACCGGCTTCTACAAGCGCGACGAGAAGATCGATCACCGTGTCTATCCGAAACCGGATAGCCGCTACGGCGTTTCGAAGGCCTTCGGCGAGCAGATTGGCAGTCTCTATGCCGACAAGTACGGCATGGAAGTATTCTGCATGCGCATCGGCAACGTCACGATTGCGCCGCCGGACAAGCGGCGGCTGTCGAACTGGATCAGCCCGCGCGATTTCGCCCGGCTGGTCTCGGTGGGCATCGACAATCCGAATATCCGTTTCGAAATCGTCTACGGCGTCTCCGACAACAAGCGCAGCTGGTACGACAATGCGAACGCGCATCGGCTCGGTTATCAACCGCAGGACGATGCCGAGCGTTATGCCGACGAAGTGCTGGCCAGGGAGAAGCCGGGCGATCCGCGTGCCGAGAGGTATCAGGGCGGCAACTTCGTGTTCGCCGAGATCGGCGGCGACCCGAGTCGCAGGGCTCCTGATTTGGGGAAGGCCCCTAAACTTGGTAAGGCGCGAAAGTCAAAGAAGGCCCCCAAGCTGAAGAAAGCGCCGAAACCGAAGAAGAAATGAACCGGCATCGTCCGAAGCTGATCGCGCCAACGGGCACGTGCGACACGCACATGCATTTGTTCGGATTTCCGAAAGCGTAGCAAGTCATCGTGGCTACCATCCTGCTCACGCATCCGCCGCAAGTCCGGGAAAACTATTACAGCGATAAGGCCCTCGCCGCGCTCAAGGCATTGGGCGAAGTGCGCCGCAATCCGCTGGAACGGGAACTGAGCACCGCCGAACTGATCGAGGCGGCACGCGGCTGCGAGATCATCGTGACCCATCGCCATGTTCCCGGCGATGCGGAACTGTTCGCCGGCCTGCCGGGGCTGGTGGCGTTCTGCCGCTGTGCAATCGATATCCGTAACGTCGATGTCGCAGCAGCCTCCGTGCACGGTGTGCTGGTGACGCAGGCGAGCGCGGGCTTCATCCCCGCTACGGCCGAATGGGTGCTGGGGGCCATGATCGACCTGGGACGCAGGATCAGCCTCGCGACCGAGGACTACCATGCCGGCAAAGTGCCGGTGTCGGTCATGGGACGGCAGTTGCAAGGCGCGACGCTCGGCGTCATCGGCTACGGTCAAATCGGGCGTTACCTGTGCGATCTGGGGATCGCGCTGGGAATGCGCGTACTCGTCAGCGATCCCTACGCGAAAGTCGTGAACGCCGCACTGGCTCACGTCGAGTTGCCGCAACTGCTGGCGGAATCGGATTTCGTCGCCTGCCTTGCGGTCGCAACCGAAGAGACTGAAAATCTGATGAACGAACAGGCTTTCGCACAAATGAAACCGGGCGCCTTCTTCGTCAATGCTTCGCGCGGCAATCTGGTGGACGAAGCGGCGCTGCTGCGTGCGCTCGACGGCGGACGCATCGCCGGCTGCGCAATGGATGTCGGCCGTGCCGCGGATCAGACGCCGTCGCCCGCGCTCGCGCGCCATCCACAGGTGATCGCCACGCCGCACATCGGCGGACTCACGCCACAGGCGACCGAGCATCAGGCGTTGGAGACGGTGGCGCAGGTTGCCGAAATTCTCGAGGGCCGCGCACCGAAGGGGGCCGTCAATGCGGAGCAAGCCACGCGGCTGACGAGGCCGCGGCGTGACTGAACAGAGGTTTCCGAAATAAATGAAGAAGACACGCATTGCCATCGTCGGGCTTGGCATGGCCGTCGAGCCGCACGCAAAGAGCGCACTCGACCTTGCCGGCCGGGTCGAGGTCGCTTACGCCTATAGTCCGAGTGCAGAGCGGCGCGCGAAGTTCGCGGAGAAATTTCCGTTTTCCCAGTGCGACAAGCTGGAAACCATTCTCGACGATCCCTCGATCGACGCCATTGCGGTGCTGACGCCGCCGAATACGCATCTGGGAATCGTCAAGCGCTGCGCCGTCGCCGGAAAGCACGTACTGCTGGAGAAGCCGCTTGAAATCACCACGGCCCGCGCCGAAGAAATGGTTGCCGAATGCCGCGCGGGCGGGGTTACGCTCGGCGTGGTTCTGCAGCATCGCCACAAGCCTGCCGTGGAGCGGCTGGCCGAACTGCTGCGCAGTGGAGAGATTGGCGCCCTGGTTGGCGCCTCAGCCATCATCCGGTTGTGGCGGCCGCAGAGTTATTACGACGATCCCGGGCGCGGCACACGCGCGCGCGACGGCGGCGGGGTGCTGATCACGCAGGCAATCCATACGCTCGATGTGCTGCTGTCGCTCGCCGGCCAACCCGCGGAAGTGATGAGCCTCGCGGGTACGACCCCGGTTCATCGCATGGAGAGCGAGGACATGGTCTGCGCGGCGGTGCGCTGGCGCAATGGCGCCCTCGGCGTCATCGAGGCCACCACCGCGGCTTATCCGGGTGCGGCGGAGCGCATCGAACTCACCGGCACGCGCGGCACGGCGACGCTGCTCGGTACGGCACTGGAAGTGCGCCGGCACGACGGGCATACGCAAATCCTGGCAGCGGATGGTTCATCGGGAGGCACCGGCGCCGATCCGATGGCCTTCCCACACGATTATCACCGCAGCGTCTGGCGGGATTTCCTGGATGCGATCCAGCGCGGCGGCGAGCCACGGGTCAACGGCGAAGAAGCGCTGCGTGTGCACCGGCTGATCGATGCGCTGCTCGACAGCGCTGCGAAAGGCGCTCCGGTTCATTTCAGTGCCGCAAGTATGGGAACCCGGTAGGGAACACGCGCCGTGCAGAAGAAGCACACTATCGTCATTCTCAATCCCGGCCACTTTCACGCCGCACTCACGCTGCGCGAGCGCCATCCGCTGATCGACGACGACGTTCATGTCTTCGCCGAAGATGGACCGGACGTGGACCATTTCGTGCGCCTCGTTCACTCCTTCAACGATCGCGAAGTCGACCCGACGGACTGGATGCTCTACGTCCATCGCGGTGCCGATTATATGGAGAAGCTGATCGCGCAGCGTCCGGGAGAGGTCGTCATCGTCGCCGGCAGGAACAACGAGAAAATACCGCTAATCCATATCCTGCACGCGCAGGGTTTTCGCGTGCTGGGCGACAAGCCCTGGTTGATCGAGAGCGAGCAGATCGGACTGCTGAGAGAGGTCACCGCGAGTGCGCCGCTGGCGATGGATATCATGACCGAGCGCCATGAGGTGGCGAACCGGGTGCAGAAGGCGCTCGTACAGCAGTCCGCGGTATTCGGCGACTTCCGCATCGACGGCGACCAACCCGCGATTGCCGTCCGCAGCGTGCATCACCTCTACAAGAGGGTCAACAACCGGCCGCTGCAGCGGCCAGCCTGGTACTTCGATCCCGCGGTGCAAGGCGAGGGCATCACCGATGTCACCACGCATCTGGTCGACCTGGTGCAATGGATGACCGGCGACGGCGTGCGCTTCGACTTCGACTGGCATGTCGAGCGACTGTCGGCGCGACAGTGGCCGACGGCCATTCCGCGCGACCTCTTCTCGCGTATCACCGGTCTCGAAGATTTTCCGGCAGCGTTGCGTGACCGCGTGGCCGACGGCGCGCTACAGTATCTATGCAACGCCGCGCTGTCGTATCGACTGCGCGGCATTCCGGTGGAAATCGAAACGCTCTGGGCGTTGGAAGAACCGGAGGGCAGCGGCGACCTTCACCGTGCCATTCTACGGGGGACCAAGTCCGATCTGATCGTCGATCAGGGGCCGGAGACGGGATTCCTGACCATGCTTACCATCAGCCCGGCCGAAGGCGGCAAGGTTTTTGCCGAAGCGCTGACCGACGCCGTCGCCAAGATGCAAACCGAGTTCCCCGGGCTCGGCGTCGAGCCCGCCGGCGCGGAGTTCCGCATCACGATCCCGAAGGCGCTGCGCACCACGCACGAGCAGTACTTCGCCGCCGTGCTGCAGACGTTCCTGGCCTATATCGATGAGGGCAGGTGGCCCGGCAACCTCGGTTCGGATCTCGATACCAAGTACACGCTGCTGGCGCAGGCCCTGGACCTGTCCCATCGCTCGGCTGCGGCCGCGCCCCGCGTGGAACTTCGTGGATAATCGGACGAGGTTGCGGCTGCGAATAACTGGACCCGGATGAACAAGATCATGATCGTGACCGGCGGCAGCCGTGGCATCGGCGCGGCAACAGCGCTGCTGGCCGCGCAGCGCGGCTACGCGGTCTGCGTGAACTATCTGCATAACCGCAAGGCCGCCGAGGAGATCGTGCGCAATATCGAGCAGATCGGCAGGCACGCCGTTGCCGTTGCCGCCGATGTGGCGTCGGAGCAGGATGTGGTGCGCCTGTTCGAGACGGTCGACAGGGAACTCGGGCGCGTGACCGCGCTGGTCAATAACGCCGGTATCGTCGAACAGCAGACGCGGCTGGACGGGATCGACGCCGCGCGCCTGCAGCGCATATTTGCGACCAATGTCACCGGAACATTCATCTGCTCGCGCGAGGCGGTGCGGCGCATGTCGACCCGACATGGCGGCGCGGGCGGCGGCATCGTCAATGTCTCATCCCGCGCGTCGCAGATCGGCTCTCCCGGGGAATACGTCGATTACGCGGCGTCCAAGGGGGCGGTCGATTCCCTGACCATCGGCCTGGCGAAAGAGGTCGCGGAAGAGGGCATCCGCGTCAATGCCGTGCGGCCGGGGTTCATCTATACCGGAATGCATGCCAGCGGCGGCGAGCCGAACCGGGTCGACCGCGTCAAGACCTTCGCGCCGATGAAGCGCGGCGGCAAGGCGGAGGAGGTCGCCAGCGCCATTCTCTGGCTGCTGTCAGAGGAGGCGTCCTATACCACCGGCGCCTTCATCGAGGTATCCGGCGGCCGATAAAAAACCTCGAAACAGGGGCGCAAAAAAGGCGCAAAGTGTTCAAAGAAAGGCGATAATTGCCTTTGCATTGGTCGGCGGTTCATTTTCAACTATTTTTGAGAGGTGACAGATTGGCCAAACCAAACTACGCATTCGAAAAACGGCAAAAAGAAATCGCAAAGAAGAAAAAGCAGGAAGAAAAGCGCCTGCGCAAAGCAACGGACAAAGCTGAAACACCTGCTGAGGGCGATGGCACCCCGCCGCCGCCGGCTGGAGGAGAAACTCCCTCCCAAGGCTGAACAGGGGACCGGTGCATGCGGATATGGGTCGATGCCGATGCCTGTCCGAATGTCATCAAGGACATCCTGTTCCGCGCCGCCGAGCGGGCGCAAGTCACGCTGACGCTGGTTGCCAACCAGCCGATCAGAACTCCGCCTTCGCAGTTCATCAAGGCGCTCCAGGTTCCGGCTGGATTCGACGTCGCCGACGACAAGATCGTCGAACTGGTCGAAGCCGGTGACCTGGTCATCACCGCCGACATTCCCCTCGCCGCCGGCGTCATAGAGAAGGGCGGCCACGCCCTTGATCCACGCGGCGAGTTTTATACCAAAGACAACATCAAGGAACGCCTGGCGATGCGCAAGCTCATGGACGAGTTGCGCAGCAGCGGCGTGGAGACCGGCGGCCCATCGACTTTCAGCAATGCCGACCGCCAGGCCTTTGCCAACAAGCTCGACCGCTTTCTGGTGGGAAGCAGCGGGCGGTAGGCGCCCGACCCGTAGTTGTGAAATGATTGACACATGAACTTGGAAAAAGCAGTTGCACCGCCAGGGACGCCATGGACGCAAGGAAAACAAATGCATGGATCTGTCGACACTTTCACCCTTTGGGTGAGTTCGGTCAGGCACGCCTATCGCTCTCCTTTGCGTCCTTGGCGCACCCCTCAAGGGGGTATTGAAAAGAATCCTTTGCGGTGAATGAACTACCGGATTTAGGATGAAACGACTCGACAGGCTGCTCTCGAACAATCGGCTCTGGGCCGCGGGCGTGCGCAGTCGGGAGCCGGATTATTTCACCAAGCTCTCCCAGATCCAGGTACCGGAGTTTTTATGGATCGGCTGCTCCGACAGCCGCGTTCCGGCGAACCAGATCACCGGCCTGGCGCCTGGTGAAGTCTTTGTCCATCGCAACGTCGCCAACATTGTCGTTCATGCCGACCTGAACTGCCTTTCGGTGCTGCAGTACGCCGTCGATGTGCTGAAGGTGAAGCACGTCATCGTCTGCGGACACTACGGCTGCGGCGGCGTGACGGCGGCGCACGACAACCTCAAGCTGGGATTGATCGACAACTGGCTGCGCCATGTGCAGGACGTAGGCCAAAAGCATCGCGATGCGCTCGGCGCGATCCCGAGCCGGGAAGGGCGGATTGCCCGTCTGTGCGAACTCAATGTGATCGAACAGGCGGTCAACGTCGCCCAGACCACCGTGGTCCAGGACGCCTGGGCGCGCGGGCAGGAGCTGGCCGTGCATGGCTGGGCTTACGACCTGAACGACGGCGTGATACGCGATCTGAAGATGTCCATGGAAGGACCGGGAGAATTGGAAGACTGCTATGCCGCGGCGCTGGCTCCTGCCGATGCCGTAACGGCAGCGCTTGGCGGAAAGGGCCTCAAGCTCTAAGGACTACACCCAACGCAGATACCCTACGTGCGTAGCACGTCGGAGTACCCTTTTAGGCGCAGAGGACGCAGAGGAAAAGATGACTTGATCGCAAGCTGACTTTGGGTCATTGAGGCGGGCTGCCGTGGCTTGGAGTTTTGGCTGGTGGGTTATACCGAGCAACGGGATGCAGGATTTTATTTTGGAATATTCTCTCGACTTTACATCGTTGGTCCCCTGATCTTTTTGTCGTCAATGGAAGGCTAAAAAATGAAGAAGATCTTCTTGCTTGTTGCTGCCTGTTTCAATCTCGTGCTCGCAGGGTCGCTATTTGCCGGGGAGGGAGGGTCGGTCGAATTCCTGAACTCGGGCAAGGTGCTGCCCACGACGCTGCCGTTTTCGGAGGCCGTTCGCGTCGGCAATACGCTTTATCTGTCCGGGCAGATCGGCATTGTTCCCGGAACCATGAAGCTCGCGTCCGGAGGTATCAAGGAAGAAGCTGCGCAGACACTGGAGAATATCAAGACTTCGCTCGAGGCACATGGTTACTCGCTGGCCAATGTCGTGAAATGCACGGTCATGCTGGCGGACATAGCCGAGTGGGGAGCATTTAACGAAGTCTACAAGACCTTTTTCTCGAAGCCCTATCCCGCCCGAAGCGCTTTCGGCGCCAGCGGCCTGGCTCTCGGTGCCAGAGTGGAAGTGGAGTGCGTTGCTGCTCTGGACAAGTGATAGCGGTGTGCTTAGGTGCTTTACGAAGAGATTCGCAGAATGTCCAAGAAACTTGCGGGTGGTTGCACTGGCGCCACCTTGACATGAATGATGTGCTGTCAAAGATAAAGGTGCGTTGCCCGGATCAAGCCAAGTACGGAACTTGTCCGCCTATCACCTGCGCCGGGCGCCGTCACCTAGGCCGCACGCGGCAAGCATTGTTGGCATGTCTATGATTCGGTAGTAGCCTGCTTGCGCAAAAGGCGGTCTCCCCTGGCACGGCACGGTTCCAGAGACTGCGTGATAGACGGAACCTTGCCGTGGAATAACACGGAAATATTCCTTTGATTACATGTTAGAGGGCAACAGCCGTGGTGCGCTTTACCCTAGACACAAACTGCCTCATTGACGTCGAGGAAGCACGGGCAGATGGGCCATACATACGCGAACTCGTCTCACGCCTAGGAAACGGGATTACCGTTGCCGTATCCGCTATAGGTGCATCTGAACGGCAACGGAACGGGGGGTACGCTCGGAGCTTCTCCGAATTTCAACAGAAGCTCAACGCCATTGGGTTTGGTGGTCTAGAGATTCTCCTCCCGCTGGCGTACATGGACGTCTGCTTTTTGGACCATTGCGTCATGGCGGACGAAGCGGACACACTGGAGCGCGATATCCACAGCGTGCTGTTCCCAAACATTGAGTTCTTGTGGGTCGAATATGCAAACGCACGCGGTCTGCCTGTCGATTCAATAGACAAGAATTGGCGAAATGCAAAATGTGACGTGCTAGGGCTTTGGTGTCACATCAAGCACGGTGGCGGCGTATTCGTGACGAGCGACGGCAATTTTCACGCAGCGACCAAGCAAGGTAAGCTGAAAGCTCTAGGAGCCGGAACGATTGCATATCCCAAAGACGCGTTAGAGGGCACTTAGAAGGAGCCAATATGAAATTACTTCTAGCCGCATTTGCTGTGACCCTCGTGGCGTTTGCCGCAGCTTGCGCAACCGTCCGACAGCAGGATCTTGACGCATGGGTTGGGATGCCCGTCGAAGCTTTGGACACGCATTCGCTATTCATCACGGTACCTATGTATCGCACCGTGACGGCAAGCGGTATTGAAATCCGAAACTATGCGAACGGGAGGGATGTTGCGAACTGCTTTGGGACGGCCGGAGCCACCAATACGGGCAACTTTGTAAATGCAAATGCGTTCACCACCTGCTCAAGCGGGCGAATCGTTTGCAATAACATCTTCTACATCAAGGATGGGAAGGTAGTCGAATATGCTCCTACTGGTCGGTGCTTCACGGACGAAAGGGTTCAGCCTCAGGCACGCTATCTGCGCTTAAGAGGTCAATGAATATGCCCTCTAACAATACATATATGGACTCCTCCCAGGAAACAAGAGAAACACGGTAGATAGTTGGTCAACGCGGGAATCGGTTGCAGTCGTATATCCGGCATCTAGAGGGACGACGGGGTCTGGCCTGCATAATTGCATAAATAGCAGTTCCGCCTACCCGATCACATGGCTTTCCCAATGCTTTCGTTATTGACGATCCAGACGTTTTGTATCGCCCGGGGATCTTGTTGGTGTGTGTCTGCTCATTGCATTGCCGTCGGCTTTTACCGCAGAGCTGCCGGTTCCCGCAGAGCTCCATACCCAGGCGCCTTCGCCCCCATCGCCCCGGCAATGATCTGTAGATCGTGCTCGCTGATCTCGAACAGGCCAAAGCGAAGCTGGTATCCCCAGTTACGTTTCCCGGCCGAGAAGTCGAGTTCGTCCAGCAGCGGAAGGATCGGCGCGTCGTGCGCCTTCAACCATTTCACGTCGCGGCGGAAGGGGCAGAAGCCTTCGCTCATGTCGAACTGGTAAGGCTCTCTGTCCTTCGCAATGCCGATGGCCGTGAAGGCCCGGAGTTTTTCCTTGCCCCTGAACGCGAGTGTCGGCGAGTAGTAGATGACTCTGTCCTCGGGCTGGACGCGGCGCAATGGCGCGGCTTTGCCGTGACAGACCTGCATGAATCCCGCCTGTCGGCCATGGCGCACGTGCTCGGCCGATGCTATGGCTATCCAGTTCCGGCTCATGGCGCGGTCGGAGCAAACACACGCAGGCGGTGCCCGTCCGGATCGAGGGCGACGAAGGTGTGGCCGAATTCCATCTCGACCGGTGCCTGCGCGATCTTCAGACCGCGCTTGCTCCAATCGGCATGCAGAGTGCGCACCGCGCTGGCATCGGCAACGGTGAAGGCGAGTTCGCCGCCGCCACCCGCTACGGAAGTGACGGGTTGTACTGTGTGCCGCGCCCATAGTCCGAGCATGGTGCCGGTTTCTAGGGCGAACATCGCGAAGGTCGGCGAAGATTCCACGGGCTTGATGCCAAGCAGATCGGAATAGAATGCGGCGCTGGCCGGCGGGCTGTCGACGTAGAGGATGACGAGGTTCGGTTGGGGCATGACGATTCTCCTGGGTTGCGAGCGGGCTTCGCTCGGGCCAACCCAGATTAAGCGAGGCTGCTGTCAGTTTCTGTCAGCAGTGAACGTGCGGTTACTGCGGAGGAATGCCCTCGGCCGCCCGCCATTCCTTGAAAAGCGCCTGGCGCCGGCGCGGATAGCGCGTTTCTTCCAGCGTCAGGGCCGTGATCCGGTCCGTACGGAAATGCCTGAACCCCTGGCGCAGTTCGCACCAGGCCACCACGACACGCGCGCGATCGAAGAAGCCGACGGCAAAGGGCCAGACCGTGCGCCTGGTTTCGGTTTCCTTGAGGTCGAGATAGGTGATGGCGAGTTTGCGCTCCAGTCGTATCGCCCTGCGGATGGCTTCGAGTTCCGCGTCGCCTGCGGCGATCGGCCCACCGGGACCGATGAGCAGCGCGGAATCGTCGAGGTCGTTGCGCAGATCCGCCGGCAGTACGGCGGCTATCTTGGAAATGGCTTCGCGCGCGGCTTGCCCGAGCCGGGCATCGCCCCGGTCGGCCACCCAACGGGAACCGAGCGCCAGCGCCTCGATTTCGTCCTGCGAGAACATCAAGGGCGGCAGCATAAAGCCGGGTCGCAGGATATAACCGAGTCCCGGCGCACCGTCGATGGTGGCGCCTTGCGCCTGCAGCGTTGCGATGTCGCGATACAGCGTGCGCAGGCTGATGCCGAGTGCGGACGCAAGCTTCCCACCGCGCACCGGGTACCGGTAGCCGCGCAGGAGCTGGATCAAATCGAGCAGACGTTGAGCCCGCGACAAGTGCCGACCCTTTCAACGGAAGAGGGCAATACAATACCGACTTTCCCACGCTAGCGGTCTCAAACTGTATGGATTACACCCAACGCAGATACCCTACGTGCGTAGCACGTCGGAGTACCCTTTTAGGCGCAGAGGACGCAAAGGTCGCAGAGGAAAAGGAAACAGAAGGAATTTCTTTTGCAGGGTGTTCTCTTAGCGCATGGTACGCAGCACAGATTAGTATTTCATCGTACTTTGCATGGGTGGCATCTCGATGGTGGATGATCTGCTGCAATAAGCCCCTCATGAATGGGCGGCATCAGGTTTCAAATCAGCATGATTGCTGAAACTGACTCTCGATGCGGGGATTGACCGACTGCCGGGCAGGCAGCACAATCCTGCCCATGAATACGAAATTCAATGACGCGCTTCGACGCCGCATTACGACCAGCGGGATGCGTTCGTGCGGCCGACGACAACCCTGAATTCTCGAATAGCGAATGTTATCGATAGGCCGCACATCTCTGCGGCCTTTTGTTTTTGAACTGACCACCAGGGGATCGGAACATGAAATTCGACGACTTTCCCGCGAAGACGTTGATGGAGATCACGACCAGGCCGCCGCTCGTGTTCGTTCGCGGAGAAGGATCCTGGCTGTGGGATCACGAGGGTAAGCGTTATCTCGACTTCGTGCAGGGCTGGGCGGTCAACTGCTTAGGCCACTGTCCGGCGGTGATTACAAATGCGCTGGTCGAGCAGTCGCGCAAACTGATCACGCCGAGTCCCGCGTTCTACAACGAGCCGTCCATGCAGTTCGCCCGGCGCATCGTCGAGCACAGTTGCTTTCAGCGAGTGTTCTTCACCAACAGCGGGGCGGAGGCCAACGAAGGCGCGATCAAGCTCGCGCGCAAGTGGGGCGCCCGTAACAAAGGCGGCGCCTACGAGATCATCACTTTCGAGGACTCGTTCCACGGGCGTACGCTGGCCACCATGTCGGCGTCGGGCAAGCCGCAGTTCCGCGAGCTGTTCGAACCGAAGGTGCCGGGCTTTCCGAAGGCGAAGCTCAACGATCTCGCATCGGTTGAGCGCCTGATCACCGACAGGACGGTTGCGATCATGCTGGAACCCATCCAGGGCGAGACCGGCGTCATCATCGCAACAGACGCCTTCATGCGCGAACTTCGCGAACTGACGCGGCAGCGTGGCCTGCTGCTCATCGTCGATGAAATCCAGACCGGGGTAGGCCGCACCGGCAAGCTGTGGGGCTATGAGCATTCCGGCATCGAGCCCGACATCATGACGCTTGGCAAAGGATTGGGTGGCGGCGTCCCGCTTGCCGCACTGGTTGCGAAGGAGAATGTGTCCTGCTTCGAGTCCGGTGATCAGGGCGGCACATTCAATGGCAACCCGCTCATGGCTGCGGTCGGTTGCGCGATCATGGACGTCATACTCGCACGCGGGTTTCTCGAAAGCGTCGAGGAGCGGGGTGCTTATCTTATGAAAAGCCTGTCAGCGCTATCAGTCCGCCGCGATCTGGGCGAGGTACGCGGTCGCGGGCTGCTGGTGGCGCTCGACTTGAAAAAGGACATCGCAGCCAGGGTGGTGGAACTGGCGCGCGACGACGGGCTGCTACTCAACGCACCGCGACCGAACCTGTTGCGCTTCATGCCTGCGCTGAATCTGTCGCTGGAAGAGACCGACACCATGCTGGCGATGCTGGAGGACGTCTTGCGCCAGGTGAAGGAATCCTGGCCACGCAGTGCCGGCGGTTTCGCCTTCATCAGGTCGTGAGGTTTGCATCCGTGAACCAAGACCTGTGATGAAAATGGCCATCGACCGGTTAGCTTGAATGCGTTACCATTATCCGGTCATTGGGGAGTAGTCGCTCTTCGCACGAAGAGGCTTGCGTCAACACACTTGACCGTTTGGTCATGGCGCAAGCGGTTCCTTAGCTTGGCGAGACCTTTGACC
This region includes:
- a CDS encoding acetylornithine transaminase, with product MKFDDFPAKTLMEITTRPPLVFVRGEGSWLWDHEGKRYLDFVQGWAVNCLGHCPAVITNALVEQSRKLITPSPAFYNEPSMQFARRIVEHSCFQRVFFTNSGAEANEGAIKLARKWGARNKGGAYEIITFEDSFHGRTLATMSASGKPQFRELFEPKVPGFPKAKLNDLASVERLITDRTVAIMLEPIQGETGVIIATDAFMRELRELTRQRGLLLIVDEIQTGVGRTGKLWGYEHSGIEPDIMTLGKGLGGGVPLAALVAKENVSCFESGDQGGTFNGNPLMAAVGCAIMDVILARGFLESVEERGAYLMKSLSALSVRRDLGEVRGRGLLVALDLKKDIAARVVELARDDGLLLNAPRPNLLRFMPALNLSLEETDTMLAMLEDVLRQVKESWPRSAGGFAFIRS